A region from the Lolium perenne isolate Kyuss_39 chromosome 4, Kyuss_2.0, whole genome shotgun sequence genome encodes:
- the LOC127347883 gene encoding uncharacterized protein — protein METDGIDDFYKHHHFKPSKEEAVTYFLPRLLAGTPLPHGADSLIRHADVYACEPRDLAAQFAPVPNAASTGDRFFFTTCRRKSGNDARVLRRAGAGTWAVQTTEDVYHEGAKVGEAKHLSFKKGKTTTGWVMKEYRCLRPEAVVADGEMVLCKIHLAQHAPAAARQESDAYKLLPQEPAQPAPAQQSHKRPAPAAASVAAADPPCFKKMRMAASAPEPAASAHIPAPVEMEFEDCPLWFTSAAPVSSPAASMEVPHAAEADGDTGRFSCTMEELLGAQEQHEQTLPVSVEDEDFDWDSLHRESEVHLLLKPWDDDDGWESPAQEEQTPPIEAEKNNIQQVDTHQPAPSASWELPEDLRNLLADHDDQEALLYMGCSYNTVAAACLHAPSLQGFFSFGAVN, from the coding sequence ATGGAGACGGATGGGATCGACGACTTCTACAAGCACCACCACTTCAAGCCTTCCAAGGAGGAGGCCGTCACCTACTTCCTGCCGCGCCTCCTCGCCGGCACGCCGCTGCCGCACGGCGCCGACAGCCTCATCCGCCACGCCGACGTCTACGCCTGCGAGCCCAGGGACCTTGCCGCCCAGTTCGCGCCCGTGCCTAACGCCGCCAGCACCGGCGACCGCTTCTTCTTCACGACCTGCAGGCGCAAGAGCGGGAACGACGCCCGGGTCCTGCGCCGCGCCGGGGCCGGCACCTGGGCCGTCCAGACCACCGAGGACGTCTACCACGAGGGGGCCAAGGTCGGCGAGGCCAAGCACCTGTCGTTCAAGAAAGGGAAGACCACCACCGGATGGGTCATGAAGGAGTACCGCTGCCTGCGTCCCGAGGCCGTCGTCGCCGACGGGGAGATGGTGCTCTGCAAGATCCATCTCGCTCAGcacgcgcccgccgccgcccgccaagaATCCGACGCGTACAAGTTGCTTCCTCAAGAACCAGCACAGCCTGCACCCGCGCAGCAATCGCACAAGAGGCCAGCGCCTGCTGCTgcctccgtcgccgccgccgatccgccCTGCTTCAAGAAGATGAGGATGGCAGCCTCCGCCCCGGAGCCTGCCGCGAGCGCGCACATACCAGCACCCGTGGAGATGGAGTTCGAGGATTGTCCACTGTGGTTCACGTCCGCCGCACCCGTTTCATCGCCGGCTGCGTCCATGGAGGTGCCCCACGCGGCTGAAGCTGACGGCGACACAGGCCGGTTTTCTTGCACCATGGAAGAGCTTCTGGGGGCACAGgaacaacatgagcaaactctccCCGTGTCCGTGGAAGATGAGGACTTCGACTGGGACTCACTACACAGGGAATCAGAAGTGCACCTGCTGCTCAAGCCTTGGGATGATGATGACGGCTGGGAATCACCGGCACAAGAGGAGCAAACTCCCCCGATCGAGGCGGAGAAGAACAACATCCAACAGGTCGACACACACCAGCCTGCGCCATCAGCTAGCTGGGAGCTTCCAGAGGACCTGCGAAACCTCTTGGCTGATCACGACGATCAAGAAGCACTGCTCTACATGGGGTGCAGCTACAACACCGTAGCGGCGGCCTGCCTTCACGCTCCATCGCTTCAGGGATTCTTCTCGTTTGGAGCTGTCAATTAG